The Haloarchaeobius litoreus DNA window CTCGACGATGTCGTGGCCGTGCTGGAGCACCACGTTCGCGGTCTTGCGCCCGACGCCCGGCAGGTCGGTCAGTGCCGACATCGTGTCCGGCACCTCGCCGTCGTGCTCCTCCACGAGAATCTCGCCGATGCCCTGGAGGTAGCCGCCCTTGTTGTTGTGGAACGTGATGCCGTAGATGTCCTCCGCGAGCTGCTCCTCGCTCGCCGCGGCGTAGTCCTCGGCGGTCTCGTACTTCTCGAACAGCTCTTCGGTGACCTCGTTGACGCGCTCGTCGGTGCACTGCGCGGAGAGGACCACCGCGACGAGCAGTTCCAGCCGGTTCGAGAAACGCAGCGAGATGGTCGAGTCCGGGTA harbors:
- the nth gene encoding endonuclease III, with amino-acid sequence MGTPLEPRSAQAEEVVERLEEEYPDSTISLRFSNRLELLVAVVLSAQCTDERVNEVTEELFEKYETAEDYAAASEEQLAEDIYGITFHNNKGGYLQGIGEILVEEHDGEVPDTMSALTDLPGVGRKTANVVLQHGHDIVEGIVVDTHVQRLSRRLGLTEAERPETIEPDLQEVVPAGKWQEFTHLLIDHGRAVCGARSADCNACVLADICPSERGDSEVDLASGESW